One Nitrospira sp. DNA window includes the following coding sequences:
- a CDS encoding Mobile element protein — MAKTFKSWDVDQMMLLPPSVHELVPAGHLAHFVRDLVRDSLDLSAILKTYTEDRGFPPYDPVMMTALLLYAYSQGLYASRRIAKACEERVDVMAVTARQCPDFRTISDFRKRHLSALGGLFTQVLKLCQKAGLVTLGHVALDGTKIRANASKHKAMSYRRMQKAEPELAAEVARWLAEAAASDAREDAAYGVDRRGDELPDWVVNKQQRLEKIRAAKAALEADAQAKKRTDDHPSDRPRRGRPAKHPPGTPKDNAQRNFTDPDSRIMKSREGFIQGYSAQAAVDAGHQVIVAHGLTSQASDAHQLAPMLAHIRTDTGRQARELSADAGYCSEHNLNALNRRRIRGYVATGRHKHGEASATGTRKTKAGTRVHAMRSRLRRAGYRSRYRLRKQVVEPVFGQIKQARGFRQFLLRGLSQVAGEWSFVCSAHNLLKLAGARG; from the coding sequence ATGGCTAAAACATTCAAATCCTGGGACGTCGATCAGATGATGCTGTTGCCCCCGTCGGTTCATGAGCTAGTTCCCGCGGGTCATCTGGCTCACTTCGTGCGGGACCTAGTCCGAGACTCGCTGGATCTGTCGGCAATCCTGAAGACCTACACTGAAGACCGCGGGTTTCCGCCCTATGATCCGGTCATGATGACGGCGCTGTTGCTATATGCGTACAGCCAAGGGCTCTACGCCTCGCGGCGGATCGCGAAGGCCTGTGAGGAGCGGGTGGATGTCATGGCCGTGACGGCGCGGCAGTGTCCGGACTTTCGAACGATCAGTGATTTTCGGAAGCGCCACCTGTCGGCACTCGGAGGGTTGTTCACGCAGGTACTCAAGCTGTGCCAGAAGGCGGGGTTGGTGACGTTGGGCCACGTGGCGTTGGATGGGACGAAGATTCGAGCCAACGCCTCCAAGCATAAGGCCATGAGCTACCGCCGGATGCAGAAAGCCGAGCCGGAGCTTGCCGCCGAGGTGGCTCGTTGGTTGGCCGAGGCCGCGGCCAGCGACGCGCGCGAGGACGCCGCGTACGGAGTCGACCGACGCGGGGACGAGTTGCCGGATTGGGTGGTGAACAAGCAGCAGCGCTTGGAGAAGATCCGAGCCGCGAAAGCGGCCTTGGAAGCCGACGCACAGGCCAAGAAACGGACAGACGATCATCCATCGGATCGTCCGCGACGAGGCCGCCCTGCGAAGCATCCTCCCGGAACGCCCAAAGATAATGCGCAGCGCAATTTCACCGATCCGGACAGTCGGATCATGAAGTCGCGGGAGGGATTCATCCAAGGCTATAGCGCCCAAGCGGCCGTCGATGCCGGGCACCAAGTGATTGTGGCTCATGGGCTGACAAGCCAGGCCAGCGACGCGCATCAACTCGCGCCGATGCTGGCTCACATCCGGACCGACACGGGCCGACAGGCTCGGGAGCTGTCGGCGGATGCGGGGTACTGCTCTGAGCATAATCTCAACGCCTTGAATCGCCGTCGCATCCGAGGATACGTGGCCACGGGTCGGCACAAGCACGGCGAGGCCTCGGCCACCGGAACGCGCAAGACGAAGGCGGGGACGCGAGTGCACGCGATGAGGAGCCGCCTGAGACGAGCCGGGTATCGGAGTCGCTATCGGCTGCGCAAGCAGGTGGTCGAACCCGTGTTTGGCCAGATCAAACAGGCTCGCGGCTTCCGACAGTTCTTGTTGCGGGGCCTGTCGCAGGTCGCCGGTGAGTGGAGTTTCGTCTGCAGTGCCCACAACCTGCTGAAACTGGCCGGAGCGAGAGGATGA
- a CDS encoding GDP-L-fucose synthetase has translation MEKHARIYVAGHRGMVGSAIVRALTACGYDNLLIRASKELDLRDNGRVDAFFAEAKPEYVFLAAAKVGGILANSTFPAEFIYDNLAIQTNIIHQAYVHGVKKLLLLGSSCIYPRDSPQPMKEEYLLTGPLEPTNEWYAVAKIAGIKMCQAYRQQYGCDFIAAIPTSLYGPNDNFDLQTAHVLAALIRRFHEAREQGCSPILWGSGTPRREFLHVDDCAEACLFLMDHYSDATIINVGTGQDIAIAELASLVAEVVGYLGPVHWDRPKPDGTPRKLMDCSRMQALGWNPTISLREGLIETYEWYARYGVPQSTSIPDQKVHSKS, from the coding sequence ATGGAGAAACACGCGCGTATCTATGTGGCAGGGCATCGGGGGATGGTCGGATCTGCGATTGTCCGGGCCCTCACTGCTTGCGGATACGATAACCTACTGATCCGAGCCAGCAAGGAACTGGACTTGCGGGACAACGGTCGGGTGGACGCGTTTTTTGCAGAAGCCAAGCCGGAATATGTCTTTCTGGCGGCAGCGAAGGTGGGGGGTATCCTGGCGAATAGCACCTTCCCCGCCGAGTTCATTTATGACAACTTGGCGATTCAAACCAACATCATTCATCAAGCCTATGTTCATGGCGTTAAAAAGCTGCTGCTGCTGGGGTCCTCCTGCATCTATCCGCGGGACTCGCCGCAACCGATGAAGGAAGAGTACCTGCTGACCGGCCCGCTCGAACCGACGAACGAGTGGTATGCAGTGGCGAAGATCGCAGGCATCAAAATGTGTCAGGCCTATCGTCAACAATACGGGTGCGACTTTATTGCAGCGATACCCACCAGCCTGTACGGTCCGAACGACAATTTTGATTTACAGACCGCCCATGTCTTGGCAGCCTTGATTCGGCGGTTCCACGAGGCGCGCGAGCAGGGCTGCTCACCTATACTGTGGGGCTCTGGGACCCCACGACGGGAGTTTCTGCATGTGGATGATTGTGCGGAAGCCTGCCTCTTTCTGATGGACCACTATTCAGATGCGACCATCATCAACGTCGGCACAGGGCAGGACATTGCGATCGCCGAACTGGCCTCGTTGGTGGCCGAGGTGGTCGGTTACCTGGGACCTGTGCATTGGGATCGCCCCAAACCGGACGGCACGCCGAGAAAACTGATGGATTGCAGTCGGATGCAGGCGCTTGGATGGAATCCGACAATTTCGCTGCGAGAGGGATTGATAGAAACGTATGAGTGGTATGCGCGTTATGGCGTTCCACAGTCGACTTCGATTCCTGATCAGAAGGTGCACTCCAAATCGTGA
- a CDS encoding GDP-mannose 4,6-dehydratase — protein sequence MKRALITGITGQDGSYLAEFLLERGYEVHGIIRRVAMEDPEHRLWRVAHLRDRLHLHAASLESLPSLYRVLQAVGPDECYHLGAQSFVAYSFEDEFSTLNANINGTHHMLAAVRDVVPRCRFYFAASSEMFGKVVEAPQSERTPFHPRSAYGISKVAGFDLTRNYREAYDLFACSGILYNHESPRRGYEFVTRKITSHAARIKLGLAKEVRLGNLDARRDWGHAREYVKAMWLMLQQDVPDDYVIATGEQHTVREFAETAFKRLGLDYRRYVQVDQQFLRPAEVETLLGDASKARKQLNWSYQVTFDELVHEMVDADLCWLESRRTPSSRYRRQDGRRAA from the coding sequence ATGAAGCGGGCCCTGATTACCGGCATCACGGGACAGGACGGTTCCTACCTGGCGGAATTTCTGTTGGAGCGCGGCTATGAGGTGCACGGGATCATCCGCCGTGTCGCCATGGAAGATCCGGAACACCGGCTCTGGAGAGTCGCCCACCTGCGGGATCGTCTTCACCTCCATGCGGCTTCTCTGGAAAGCCTGCCGAGTCTTTACCGTGTGCTCCAGGCCGTCGGTCCCGACGAGTGCTACCACCTCGGTGCCCAGAGCTTCGTGGCCTATTCGTTCGAGGATGAATTCTCGACGCTCAATGCCAATATCAACGGCACACACCATATGCTCGCCGCCGTGCGCGATGTGGTCCCCCGCTGCCGGTTTTATTTCGCTGCCTCCAGTGAAATGTTCGGAAAGGTCGTCGAGGCGCCCCAGTCGGAGCGGACGCCCTTTCACCCCCGGTCCGCCTACGGAATTTCGAAGGTCGCCGGATTCGATCTCACGAGAAACTACCGGGAGGCCTACGATCTTTTTGCCTGCTCCGGGATTCTGTACAACCATGAATCGCCGCGGCGGGGCTATGAGTTCGTCACCAGAAAAATCACCTCGCACGCGGCCCGCATCAAGCTCGGGCTGGCGAAGGAGGTGCGGCTGGGGAACCTCGATGCCCGGCGCGACTGGGGGCATGCACGGGAATATGTGAAGGCGATGTGGTTGATGTTGCAGCAGGACGTGCCGGACGATTATGTCATCGCCACGGGGGAACAACATACGGTGCGGGAGTTTGCGGAAACGGCGTTCAAACGTCTCGGTTTGGATTATCGCCGGTATGTCCAGGTCGATCAGCAGTTCCTCCGTCCGGCCGAGGTGGAGACCCTGCTCGGTGATGCGTCGAAAGCCCGCAAGCAGTTGAACTGGTCCTATCAGGTCACGTTCGACGAGCTCGTCCATGAAATGGTCGATGCGGATCTCTGCTGGCTGGAGTCTCGTCGAACACCCTCTTCCCGTTATCGCCGACAGGACGGCAGACGCGCGGCCTGA
- a CDS encoding dTDP-4-dehydrorhamnose reductase, which produces MRIVVTGSHGQLGTDLRQLLPGHQLTTLDLPTFDLTKPDCAQAIVEAKPEAVIHAGAYTDVDGAERDPGLAMAVNADGTERVARAAAQVGARLVCISTDYVFDGRGARPYVETDPTNPINAYGLSKLVGEQRALACCENTLVVRTAWLYGRQGKNFVKTMLQQAAERPCLNVVADQRGCPTSAEDLARMIGQLVAHPVQGILHVTNEGHCTWHEFASEIIRLSGHLVPVEPITTADMPRPAKRPAYSVLSLDRLHHLGFSMPSWQDGLQRFVKALSAAA; this is translated from the coding sequence GTGCGGATCGTAGTCACCGGTTCTCACGGACAGCTGGGGACGGATCTCCGGCAACTGTTGCCGGGCCATCAGCTGACGACGCTTGATCTACCGACGTTCGACCTCACGAAGCCAGACTGCGCCCAGGCGATCGTCGAGGCGAAGCCCGAGGCGGTGATTCACGCCGGCGCCTATACGGATGTGGACGGTGCGGAACGTGATCCGGGTTTGGCCATGGCCGTGAATGCCGATGGGACCGAACGGGTGGCCCGCGCGGCGGCTCAAGTCGGCGCCAGGTTGGTGTGTATCTCCACCGACTATGTGTTCGACGGCCGAGGGGCTCGTCCCTATGTCGAAACCGACCCGACCAATCCCATCAACGCCTACGGCCTGTCGAAACTGGTTGGTGAGCAGAGGGCGCTGGCCTGCTGTGAAAATACCCTGGTCGTGCGCACCGCCTGGCTCTATGGCCGACAGGGCAAGAATTTCGTCAAGACCATGTTGCAGCAGGCGGCCGAACGACCCTGCTTGAACGTCGTGGCGGATCAGCGCGGCTGTCCGACCTCGGCCGAAGACCTTGCCCGCATGATCGGACAGCTCGTGGCGCATCCGGTGCAGGGAATCCTGCATGTGACGAACGAGGGCCACTGTACCTGGCATGAGTTCGCCTCGGAAATCATCCGCTTGTCCGGACACCTGGTTCCCGTCGAGCCGATCACGACGGCGGACATGCCAAGACCGGCAAAACGTCCGGCCTATTCCGTCCTGTCGCTGGATCGCCTCCACCATCTCGGGTTCAGCATGCCGTCCTGGCAGGATGGATTGCAGCGGTTCGTGAAGGCCCTGTCGGCGGCTGCATAA
- a CDS encoding dTDP-glucose 4,6-dehydratase yields the protein MRILVTGGAGFIGSHLVRRLVESGRHTVVNLDALKYSGNLENLTDLAGHPQYTFVHADICDQQVVHAVLNEHRIEGIINCAAETHVDRSILDPGAFARTDVVGTGVLLEEARQAGVRRFLQVSTDEVYGSVEQGSSTEEDRLEPRSPYSASKAGGDLLVLSYWTTYRFPVLVTRGSNTYGPNQYPEKFIPLFVTNAIEGEPLPLYGDGKNCRDWLSVHDHAAGIEHVFDQGQPGTVYNVGGGNERENLTVAEQIVAALGKPRSLIRFVQDRPGHDRRYSIDCSRLRALGWTPRVPFEEGLKQTVEWYRTHESWWRTIKSGEFKDYYQQQYAKRLQKGTACGS from the coding sequence ATGCGCATTCTCGTGACGGGCGGCGCCGGCTTCATCGGCTCGCATCTGGTGCGGCGATTGGTGGAGAGCGGCCGCCATACGGTCGTCAACCTCGATGCACTCAAGTATTCCGGCAATCTCGAAAACCTCACGGATCTGGCCGGCCATCCGCAGTACACCTTCGTGCATGCCGATATCTGCGATCAACAGGTGGTGCATGCGGTTCTGAACGAGCATCGGATCGAAGGCATCATCAATTGCGCCGCGGAAACCCACGTCGATCGATCAATTCTCGATCCGGGGGCCTTCGCCCGCACGGATGTGGTGGGCACGGGGGTGCTGTTGGAGGAGGCGCGCCAGGCCGGGGTTCGGCGGTTCCTGCAAGTCAGTACGGACGAGGTCTACGGCAGCGTCGAGCAGGGAAGTTCCACGGAGGAAGATCGGCTGGAACCGCGGAGCCCCTATTCGGCGAGCAAGGCCGGCGGGGATTTGCTGGTGTTGAGTTATTGGACGACCTATCGATTCCCGGTGCTGGTGACGCGCGGCAGCAACACCTATGGGCCGAACCAATACCCCGAGAAATTCATTCCGCTGTTTGTGACGAATGCGATCGAGGGCGAGCCGCTTCCCCTCTACGGCGACGGCAAGAACTGCCGGGATTGGCTGTCGGTCCATGACCATGCGGCCGGCATCGAACATGTGTTCGACCAGGGGCAGCCGGGGACCGTCTACAACGTCGGCGGTGGGAACGAACGCGAGAACCTGACGGTAGCTGAACAGATCGTCGCGGCGCTGGGCAAACCCCGCTCGCTCATCCGCTTCGTGCAGGACCGTCCGGGACACGACCGCCGCTATTCCATCGATTGCAGCCGGCTGCGCGCCTTGGGTTGGACGCCCCGCGTGCCGTTCGAAGAGGGGTTGAAGCAGACGGTCGAATGGTATCGCACCCATGAGAGCTGGTGGCGGACCATCAAGTCCGGAGAGTTCAAGGACTATTATCAGCAGCAATATGCCAAGCGGTTGCAGAAGGGGACGGCGTGCGGATCGTAG
- a CDS encoding Glucose-1-phosphate thymidylyltransferase, translated as MKGVVLAGGLGSRLLPLTKVTNKHLLPVYDKPMIYYPIQTLVNAGITEVMLVTGGNSAGDFLKLLGNGRDFGLKHLSYTYQQGEGGIADALRLAEHFADQGPVCVVLGDNLIQGNIAQAAEAFRAQKTGAKILLKEVKDPQRFGVPHLDGDRVLSIEEKPKQPKSSYAVTGIYFYDARVFDITKTLRPSRRGELEITDVNNAYIASGELTWNLLDGWWTDAGTIESLFAANQLVARTGANRMEF; from the coding sequence ATGAAGGGTGTCGTGCTAGCCGGCGGTCTCGGGTCTCGATTGCTGCCTCTCACCAAAGTCACGAACAAACACCTCTTGCCGGTCTACGACAAGCCGATGATCTACTACCCGATCCAGACGCTGGTGAACGCCGGCATCACGGAGGTCATGCTGGTGACGGGCGGCAACAGCGCCGGCGATTTTCTCAAATTGTTGGGCAACGGCCGGGACTTCGGGCTGAAGCACCTTAGTTACACCTACCAGCAGGGGGAGGGAGGCATCGCCGACGCCTTGCGGCTGGCCGAGCATTTCGCCGATCAGGGGCCGGTCTGCGTCGTGCTGGGAGACAATTTGATTCAGGGCAATATCGCTCAGGCGGCCGAGGCCTTCCGTGCGCAAAAAACCGGCGCCAAGATTCTACTCAAGGAAGTGAAGGATCCGCAGCGGTTCGGGGTGCCGCATCTCGACGGTGACCGGGTGCTGAGCATCGAGGAGAAGCCGAAACAGCCCAAGTCGTCCTACGCGGTGACCGGCATCTATTTCTACGATGCCCGCGTGTTCGACATCACCAAGACCCTCCGGCCTTCCAGGCGAGGCGAACTGGAGATCACGGACGTCAACAACGCCTATATCGCCTCAGGGGAGTTGACCTGGAATCTGCTGGACGGCTGGTGGACGGATGCGGGCACGATCGAATCGCTCTTTGCGGCCAACCAACTGGTGGCCCGGACCGGGGCGAACAGGATGGAGTTCTAG
- a CDS encoding Glycosyl transferase, group 1, translating into MASSVRIAIAAWHLKNSNVGIGRYARELIDALGRVDRVNDYRILLPRADHPFTARPNMQYRVVRVPLFRRRVWEQVAPLLAGPYDVLHFPYDSCVAWKRGKFVATIHDVKPLLFPELRSRTGLNSRIEQWLVGDRWKTIDHVITVSEHSRRDVLAHAPLRPDQVTVTPLGLDAGRFQPAEQRREGKPYVFCVAGSDPTKNVGCLVEAFANLPESLRTRFDLLLAGDVCKRADIRRAIERHGIGAQTRLAGLVSDTELIVYYQQATVFVFPSLYEGFGLPVLEAMGCGCPVICSNVASLPEVAGEAALLIDPRQSGPLAGELTRLLESPALQATLRTRGLARAKEFTWDRTAKQTVAAYEVAVGR; encoded by the coding sequence ATGGCGTCATCCGTGAGAATTGCGATTGCCGCCTGGCATCTCAAAAATTCCAACGTCGGCATCGGGCGGTACGCGCGGGAATTGATCGATGCCTTGGGGCGCGTCGATCGCGTAAATGACTACCGGATCCTGCTTCCCCGCGCGGACCATCCGTTCACCGCCCGTCCGAACATGCAGTATCGCGTGGTGCGCGTCCCTCTGTTCCGCCGGCGTGTTTGGGAACAGGTCGCGCCGCTCCTGGCCGGTCCCTACGACGTGCTGCACTTTCCCTACGACTCCTGTGTCGCCTGGAAGCGGGGGAAGTTTGTCGCCACGATCCACGACGTCAAACCCCTGTTGTTCCCGGAACTCCGTTCCCGCACGGGCCTCAACAGCCGCATCGAACAGTGGTTGGTGGGGGATCGATGGAAGACGATCGATCATGTGATCACCGTGTCGGAACATTCGCGACGCGATGTCCTCGCGCACGCGCCGCTTCGTCCTGATCAGGTGACCGTGACGCCGCTCGGCCTCGACGCCGGGCGGTTCCAGCCTGCCGAACAGCGTCGGGAGGGAAAACCCTACGTCTTCTGCGTCGCCGGGTCCGATCCGACCAAGAACGTCGGTTGCCTCGTCGAAGCATTTGCGAATCTCCCCGAATCCCTTCGCACTCGATTCGATCTCCTGCTGGCCGGGGATGTCTGCAAGCGCGCCGATATCCGCAGGGCCATCGAGCGCCATGGCATCGGCGCACAGACCAGGCTGGCCGGCCTGGTATCCGATACGGAACTGATCGTCTATTATCAACAGGCGACGGTCTTCGTCTTTCCTTCGTTGTACGAAGGGTTCGGCCTTCCCGTGCTGGAGGCGATGGGCTGCGGTTGCCCGGTGATCTGTTCGAACGTGGCGTCGTTGCCTGAGGTCGCCGGTGAGGCCGCCCTGCTGATCGACCCGCGGCAGAGCGGACCGTTGGCGGGAGAGCTGACCAGGCTGCTCGAGTCCCCGGCCTTGCAGGCGACGCTCAGGACGCGCGGCTTGGCCAGGGCGAAGGAGTTTACGTGGGACCGAACGGCGAAGCAGACGGTGGCGGCCTATGAGGTGGCGGTCGGGCGGTGA
- a CDS encoding Lipopolysaccharide core heptosyltransferase III → MLKKGSMVPVVCTNILVIKLRHIGDVLLSTPVLRALREAYPDARLTLLLNRGTEGVLTHNPDVNEVLCVEKGAWDAQLRFVQMLRRRAFDCVIDLTDGDRSAVISLATGAPVRVGFNAEHRWRGLLYSAVAKPRPTDRHRVDYDLCALRTLGLDPKPGIPAVHVSQAEEQMVEAWLQENGLLPSEASPLLILLQPGARYSLKVWPHERFAQLADRLADKFSCRILLGGDQREREIAELVARNTRCAPKVAAGKFSLLQFAALVKRCALFVGNDGGAMHIAAAMGTPVVALFGPTYPQRWGPRGGPAQVIYKGLDCRACYHPTCLRGDDSCMQQITVDEVFDACVRSLKGRPAGLCR, encoded by the coding sequence ATGCTGAAAAAGGGCTCTATGGTTCCTGTGGTCTGTACCAACATCCTGGTCATCAAGCTGCGGCACATCGGCGATGTGCTCCTTTCGACACCCGTGTTGCGGGCCTTGCGGGAGGCCTATCCCGATGCGCGGCTGACCCTGCTGCTCAACCGCGGAACCGAGGGAGTGCTGACGCACAATCCGGATGTGAACGAGGTCTTGTGTGTCGAGAAAGGCGCCTGGGACGCTCAATTGAGGTTTGTGCAGATGCTGCGGCGTCGCGCGTTCGATTGCGTCATCGACCTGACGGACGGGGATCGATCGGCGGTCATCAGCCTGGCGACCGGCGCGCCAGTCAGGGTGGGATTCAATGCCGAACACCGTTGGCGGGGACTCTTATACAGCGCCGTGGCCAAGCCGCGTCCGACGGACCGGCATCGGGTGGACTATGACCTCTGCGCCCTTCGAACTCTTGGCCTCGACCCGAAACCCGGCATACCGGCGGTGCATGTGTCGCAGGCGGAGGAACAGATGGTGGAGGCCTGGTTGCAGGAGAACGGCTTGTTGCCGTCGGAAGCCTCGCCGTTGCTGATCCTGTTGCAGCCGGGGGCGCGTTACTCGCTGAAGGTCTGGCCCCATGAGCGGTTCGCTCAGTTGGCCGATCGCCTCGCCGATAAGTTTTCCTGCCGGATTCTTTTAGGCGGCGATCAACGGGAACGGGAGATCGCCGAGTTGGTGGCCCGCAATACGCGCTGTGCCCCCAAGGTGGCGGCGGGCAAGTTTTCCCTGCTCCAGTTTGCCGCACTGGTGAAACGTTGTGCCCTGTTCGTCGGGAACGACGGCGGGGCGATGCACATTGCGGCGGCGATGGGGACGCCGGTGGTGGCGCTCTTCGGGCCGACCTATCCGCAACGCTGGGGACCGCGCGGCGGGCCGGCGCAGGTCATCTACAAAGGACTGGATTGCCGGGCCTGCTACCATCCGACCTGCTTGCGCGGCGACGATAGTTGCATGCAACAAATCACGGTGGACGAAGTCTTTGACGCCTGTGTCCGCTCGCTGAAGGGCAGACCGGCCGGCCTCTGCCGTTGA